In Gammaproteobacteria bacterium, the following proteins share a genomic window:
- a CDS encoding DUF1415 domain-containing protein, which yields MENDARPDPIILTRNWLVSVVVGLDLCPFARKPLQEDRVQFQLSHAQDMEESLLALIEACKQLDQDDTIETILLIYPDHWQDFYHYLDLVEMADSILVDQGYEGTYQVASFHPDYCFNDADFDDASNYTNRSPYPMLHLIREQSLEQAIAHHPDPESIPDRNIELTRSMGCEKMQALLAACKNTQ from the coding sequence ATGGAAAACGATGCAAGACCTGACCCCATTATACTGACTCGTAACTGGTTGGTGTCGGTGGTGGTGGGTCTCGATCTATGCCCTTTTGCGCGCAAACCGTTACAGGAAGATCGTGTTCAGTTCCAGCTTAGTCATGCACAAGACATGGAAGAAAGCCTGCTGGCGCTGATTGAGGCCTGTAAGCAACTGGATCAGGATGATACCATCGAGACCATCCTACTCATCTACCCGGATCACTGGCAAGACTTTTATCACTATCTGGATCTAGTGGAGATGGCCGACAGCATCCTGGTTGATCAGGGTTATGAAGGCACCTATCAAGTCGCTAGTTTTCATCCCGATTACTGCTTTAATGACGCTGATTTCGATGACGCGTCTAATTATACCAACCGTTCCCCCTACCCCATGCTACATCTGATCCGCGAACAAAGTCTGGAACAAGCGATTGCACACCACCCTGATCCAGAGTCTATCCCGGATAGAAATATTGAACTGACACGCAGTATGGGGTGTGAGAAGATGCAGGCATTGTTAGCGGCATGCAAAAATACACAATAA
- a CDS encoding MOSC domain-containing protein: MNKLIISEINIYPVKSMGQISLQQSQVEGYGLHLDRRWMLVDSDGLMLTQRKLPRMGLIQPSFQQEQLILSADGQDDMIIPHIDSKQRSEVQVWNDHCQALDCGDPAALWLGQFLDIQCRLVYFPQNEQRQVDLDYAQPGDHTAFSDGFPFLLISQASLDGLNNRLETPIEMKRFRPNIVVRGCQPHAEDDWQGIVINGIEFRIVKPCSRCIIPNIEPATAIIQKEPANTLAGYRKKNHRIFFGQNMIAQQRGKITINDNVEILN, from the coding sequence ATGAATAAGCTTATTATCAGTGAAATCAACATCTACCCGGTTAAATCAATGGGGCAGATTAGCCTGCAACAAAGCCAGGTAGAAGGCTATGGTCTGCACCTTGACCGGCGCTGGATGCTGGTTGACTCTGATGGTTTGATGCTGACCCAACGCAAGCTACCTCGCATGGGGCTTATCCAACCCTCATTTCAACAAGAACAACTCATACTGTCAGCCGATGGACAGGATGACATGATTATTCCGCATATCGATAGCAAACAACGAAGCGAAGTACAGGTGTGGAATGATCACTGTCAGGCACTGGACTGCGGTGATCCGGCTGCTCTATGGCTAGGACAATTCCTTGATATCCAATGCAGGCTAGTCTACTTTCCGCAGAATGAACAACGCCAGGTTGATCTCGACTATGCTCAACCGGGTGACCACACAGCCTTTAGTGATGGCTTCCCTTTTCTTTTAATCTCGCAGGCATCACTGGATGGTCTCAATAACCGTCTTGAGACACCCATTGAGATGAAGCGTTTCCGACCCAATATTGTTGTCAGGGGCTGCCAACCTCATGCCGAGGATGACTGGCAGGGAATTGTGATTAACGGGATCGAGTTTCGTATTGTAAAGCCCTGTAGTCGTTGCATCATCCCTAATATTGAACCCGCTACAGCTATCATCCAGAAGGAACCGGCGAATACCCTTGCTGGCTACCGTAAAAAGAACCACAGGATCTTTTTTGGACAAAATATGATTGCACAGCAGCGTGGAAAG